The nucleotide window CGCCACCAGCGCTGCTCGATCGCGCGCCGATCCACGCGCGTGTCGTCGAGCGCTTCGAGCCGCACCTCGCTGTCTCGGCCGATGCGGCGGATCGTCGGCGCGTCGAGCACCGTCGGGGTCAGGCAGATCACGAGCTCCGAGCGCGTCTCCGTGACGGCGGATTGCCGGAACAGCTGGCCGAGCCAGGGAATGTCGCCGAGCAGGGGGATCTTCTTCTCGGTGTCGAGATCTCGCGTCTGGATCAATCCGCCGATCACCAGCGTCTCGCCGTCTCCGACGCGGACCAGCGAGTCGGTCTCGCGCAGATT belongs to Deltaproteobacteria bacterium and includes:
- a CDS encoding type II and III secretion system protein, coding for NLRETDSLVRVGDGETLVIGGLIQTRDLDTEKKIPLLGDIPWLGQLFRQSAVTETRSELVICLTPTVLDAPTIRRIGRDSEVRLEALDDTRVDRRAIEQRWWRK